The sequence GATGTTTTAAATTTACATAGATAGATGTATAAGTAAAAGACCCAAACCATGGTGATCTTTCTCTTCTAAATGCACATTATTCTGCTCCTGGAAAAAGAATTTCCATCTTACATTTCCCTGAATAGCTGAATCAAAATCTCCTGCAATTCTCTACTTCCACATACTTTGTGCACATCACAGCAATAACATTTCCTGATCTAATCTGTTTTCCAGCTTGCTTGCTTTCAGACAATTAGCTACACAGGACTTCTCCATAACAAATCAATTGTTAATAGCTTTGGCTTAGATGAATGTAAGCTTGAGCATGATGACACGCCTCtcaaaagaaatcacaaaaaatGCAAGTGAATGTTACAGTAAGTCTCAAAAGAATAAATTACAGTTGCCATGTCATATAGTCCTTTGACTGATTTTGTTCATCCTTTTCCACTTCAGTACATTTCCCAAAATCATAATGAGTCAGATACACTCCAATTTTCTTTAGCAAGCTGTAATTCTATGTAAAACTCCTTTGAAGTTGGCAGCATTCAATGCGAGAAAAACAGGCAAAGTCCAGCCCAGTCCCAAGGTAAGCAaactttaaacaaaaaatggaaattgcAATTATAACAGTATATTCTTTACAATAACATAACACTTCACATAACCAATGCTGCATGATCAACCTGGGATAATCTTATTGGGTTCATAAATTTTGGCAATGATGCATGCGGGCAAGGAGAGAAGCAGTACACATAAGACAGGGCCAAGTCTAGAGAAAAACCGCACTTTCTGAATTCACTGTgagaaaattattctgtaatATAAAGAAATTTATCAAAAGAGTGCATTTCCTCcttcagtaaaataaacaaataatcaTGGAAGCAAATTTTGTGAAATTGCTGGAAAGCTGTTCAATGAAAGgataaaatgagattttatccTCACATTGCGAAATTATCTCTAAGCAACAGTGACCCACCCCTGCAATGAAGCAGGAGCCCTGGTGACAGTGGCAAGCTTTTTCACCATATGTGACACCATGCATACTGTGAGCAGTGTGGGGTAGGACAACTGATAACAAGAAATCAGGTTATCACAGCTCAATGAGTTACTGATGATTAGCTTGAGTCCTAATGACTGACAACTTTTATTCCTCTACTAATACTACTGCAACTGTAGCAAGTTAACTTTTATGTTTTTTCATGTCAATATTTAAAAACCAATATAAGCAGTTTTCATGAGTAATTCCTTGATTAAGTTGTAAGTAAAATGAATACAACATCCCCTCCCCTTAAGGGCTTCACATAGTTATTGGCAAACATGGTGACGGCCATAAACATTTACCCTGTACTGCTAGGCATCCTGAGAGAAAGTCTAATCTTTTTGTTCAGATCAGTCTTGGAAAACACATTTCCTCCATGATTTTAAAGTGGGCCTGTAATAGGAACTTTTAGGAAAGAGCTGCACACTTTCCTCCAAAGCCACCTAAGTTAGCTCATGTGGTCCCTGCAGATGAGCAGGATGCTCAGAACAACTGTGAGCCTTGCGtggggtcagcctctgctctgagctgtatGCACTGGAAGCAGCACTAAATGTGCATGAGAGATGGCTGTGTGTGTCCCAGAGATTAATAGGCAAGCCTAGGATTGCACTGAAAATACTCACATCAGTGCCATTCTGTTGGCTTTTCTCAAGCAAGGTGTCACTTGCACTCACAAACAGAGGAGTCGAAGCTCAAGAACTGACAATAgatgctttttttaaaacattttctctctttatttctttttcctgatggTTGCTACAAGCAAAGGAGGTATTCAGAAATGTAACGGCACAATACAAATACAGGCAGCAAACTAAGTTGATGGCATGAAAGGTGTATCTGAGAACACAGAGTTGACAGAATCAGAGTCGGATTTTGTTCGAGTAGTTTTTAAGATACTCTCAGCAATGACATTGTCATTAGGAAACAATTTTACTTTCCCATTCTGACTGTGTTTTGGTTCATGTACGGGTTCCAGGAAAACCACTCGTTTGCCAGTGCTGGCCTTCTTCTCATCAGCAGGCAGCTCTTGGGGTGGTGTGGAGTTCAGTATGGATGTGTGGGCACTGCTTTGGTTCagcttcttcttcctcctctttgtCTTGCATTGACATGGGCAGGGGGTCAGGTAGAGATAAAGCAGTACTAAAACAATACTGGCTACGCAGGCAGCAAGGGTGGTAAAAGCTGTATTAAATGCTTCATGAGCATGAGGCCTGTTAACTGTGAAATTGCTGACATTTATTCTAACCTCTATGGTTTCATTTAATAgtcttttcttatttattgcAGTGCAGGAGTACAGCCCAGAGTCCTCTAGCTGGGCGTCTGTTATCTCCAGGCTCCCATTATGAAACACCCTAAATTTGTCGGTCTCCATGTCTGGCTCCAGCAATTTATTCTCTGGACTAACCCAAACGAAGTGTGTGCCTGCATCGCTGATTCTGCTGTCACAGTGAACGATCAGCCTGTCACCCACCTGGGCATCATGAATAAATCCAAAGGCTTGAAAAGAGCTGTTGATGGTGCTTTCAGAGCAGTTCAGAAAGTTGTCATGCAATAAAGGCTGTTTGTTGTAACCTCTTGGATCGGATCGCAATAAACAGGTGTACTCACTTTTGAAGTCCACCACAGAGCTGAAGTGCCTCTGATACCAGAAGATGAGCATAGAGTACAGTGTGCAGTCACAATAAAATGGGTTGCCGTGAAGATAAACTCCGCTAAGATGTTTGGCTGGCACTGAACTCAGGCGCTGAATAGGTATCGACTGGATGTGATTAAAGGAAATGTCCAGCAATATGAGTTCTGTCAGCTTGTGCTTTCCAACAAACAGGTCCAATGGGAAATGCAAGAGCAAGTTATAGCTTAAATACAGTTTCTGTAATTTGTACAGTCCTCCAAAGGCTGAAGACTCTATATGCATTATCTGATTGTTGTAAAGCAGAAGAACCTCCAGGGCTCCCAGCTCCTGAAATACAGGGCTGCCCAGTGTCTTCAGGCTGTTGGACGACAAGTCTAAGTATTTCAGGTTTGGGGTTGTGGAAAAGCTTCCAGTGATAATGCTGCTAATGCTGTTATGATTGATTATTAAAGTGTTCAGCTTCTCAAACAGCACTGGGACCCATTCAGGCTCTAAGAATCCAATTCTGTTATAACTCAGATCCAGCCTTTTCATACTTCTATAGAGATTTCCTGGCACCCGAGAGAGATTCTTATTGGTGCAGCTTACGATATCGCTGGCACAGATGCAGGCTGTTGGACACATCCCTGGGGCACTGCCACTGACACTCACTGCAAAGACCAAGAGGCATGCTAGTGCTCTGCAGTTCACCTTACAGGCTCCAAGTTGAGTATGAAGTGTCCAGCAGTTTAAAGACATTGTCGCTGGCTCTTAACGGGCTCCCAGTATTCCTTGCCACAGATTGTACGTGCTGTTAGCTGTGCATTAATCACTGTCAAAGGAAGAATACAGAGGTACAGCATGTTAACTTTTAAGATTCATACCCTGCCTAATTTCTTATGCATGTCTTCTCAGTAAATTCGTAATTCTTAATTAATTATTAGAGTTTCATGTGCTTTGTTACAAAATCTAGCTTTTGTAAGCttagtattgtttttttttttgttaaacatgaagttcagcacttatttgtaaatatttgtattacaggtatggtttctttttttttttctttcataaaatgcAACCAGTCTTCAGTCTTGAACCAAGGAATGCACCTTCTGACAATTTAAAATCAGGAATGTTCATCTGTGGAACATGATTGGGCAATGGTATCCCCCAGGTATTTCCAAATCAACCCAGATAGAAAACAATGGATGCAGaataaaaaccaaccaaccaaccaaccaacaaaaacaacaacaacaaaaccccttataaaaaatattttcttgtctaGCAAGGTGTAGTTGCAACATGTGCTTCTTCCCGATCAAAGAATGAAATTTTGAATACTCAGctttaaatgtctttaaaaaacccaaactcCTAGTACAGGTAGCATCAGCCTGTTTTTAAAGATATTCAAGATGCCTGCATTAGGTTTATGTGGAAAGGTTTTGGTAGAACTGGGCTACAGTGATGGCCCCcgtgagcagagctgggagagctgcagtaCATGGGAATCCTGCACGGGATCAGTTTGGGCAGGATGGCATCTGTGGGAGGACCCACGTGGAGCAGAGGAGAGATGGAGATGAAGCATCATGGTTTGACAGCAGCCCCCATTCCCTGTTCCCCTGTACTGGGGGAGGAAGTAGAAGAGGATAGATGGGGATGGAAGATATTTTCAGTTGGTTTTTAGTACTCACTGCTCTAGTCTTTTAGCAATAggcaataaattatattaatctCCCCACACTGGGTCTGCTGTATCTATGATGTGAGTGATCTCCCTTATCTGAACCCTTGAGCTCTTTTCTATTGTATGTTGTCCCCATCTTCCTTtgaggaagagaaatgagagaatgGTGTGGTGGAAATTAGCTGCCACCAGAGTGAAATCACCACCACATCCAACAGGAATGTTTCACATTCTGTTGCTTTCACATTAGCCAAAATAACTGTAGAGGAGAAAAATTTTCCGCTCTGGTGCCCACCTCAAGCAGAAGTTTGGGGAACTTTC is a genomic window of Meleagris gallopavo isolate NT-WF06-2002-E0010 breed Aviagen turkey brand Nicholas breeding stock chromosome 1, Turkey_5.1, whole genome shotgun sequence containing:
- the AMIGO2 gene encoding amphoterin-induced protein 2, which codes for MSLNCWTLHTQLGACKVNCRALACLLVFAVSVSGSAPGMCPTACICASDIVSCTNKNLSRVPGNLYRSMKRLDLSYNRIGFLEPEWVPVLFEKLNTLIINHNSISSIITGSFSTTPNLKYLDLSSNSLKTLGSPVFQELGALEVLLLYNNQIMHIESSAFGGLYKLQKLYLSYNLLLHFPLDLFVGKHKLTELILLDISFNHIQSIPIQRLSSVPAKHLSGVYLHGNPFYCDCTLYSMLIFWYQRHFSSVVDFKSEYTCLLRSDPRGYNKQPLLHDNFLNCSESTINSSFQAFGFIHDAQVGDRLIVHCDSRISDAGTHFVWVSPENKLLEPDMETDKFRVFHNGSLEITDAQLEDSGLYSCTAINKKRLLNETIEVRINVSNFTVNRPHAHEAFNTAFTTLAACVASIVLVLLYLYLTPCPCQCKTKRRKKKLNQSSAHTSILNSTPPQELPADEKKASTGKRVVFLEPVHEPKHSQNGKVKLFPNDNVIAESILKTTRTKSDSDSVNSVFSDTPFMPST